Proteins encoded in a region of the Streptomyces sp. NBC_01298 genome:
- a CDS encoding serine/threonine-protein kinase — MGTAANRGLYTGRASGLIGQQIAGYRIERIIGRGGMAVVYQAKDLRLDRTVALKLIAPERVRDEVFRRRFAHESRVAARIEHPHIVPVFEAGETDGVLYIAMRYVIGPDLRTLLDREGPLPVPTALRIAAQVASALDAAHEHELVHRDVKPANILVAEGTDSDHPEHVYLTDFGLTKKSLALTGFTTAGEFVGTIDYVAPEQISGRPVDGRCDVYSLGCVVYESLAGGPPFVRDDAPALLWAHQYEKPPPLTEKRPDIASAADEVLAKALAKAPEDRYDSCLEFVAALRAATATAAAAPARRAAPGPAEAGSQAPPREPPDWARPVFTDP; from the coding sequence ATGGGCACGGCAGCGAACCGGGGCCTTTACACGGGACGGGCCTCCGGTCTGATCGGACAGCAGATCGCCGGCTACCGGATCGAGCGCATCATCGGCCGGGGCGGCATGGCCGTCGTCTATCAGGCGAAGGACCTGCGCCTGGACCGTACGGTCGCGCTCAAGCTGATCGCCCCGGAGCGCGTCCGGGACGAGGTCTTCCGGCGCCGCTTCGCCCACGAATCCCGGGTCGCCGCGAGGATCGAGCACCCGCACATCGTGCCCGTCTTCGAAGCGGGGGAGACCGACGGGGTCCTGTACATCGCCATGCGGTACGTGATCGGACCGGACCTGAGGACCCTGCTGGACCGGGAGGGCCCGCTGCCCGTCCCGACCGCGCTGCGCATCGCCGCCCAGGTGGCCTCCGCGCTCGACGCCGCCCACGAGCACGAGCTGGTGCACCGGGACGTCAAACCCGCCAACATCCTGGTCGCCGAGGGCACCGACAGCGACCACCCGGAGCACGTCTACCTCACGGACTTCGGACTGACGAAGAAATCGCTGGCCCTCACCGGGTTCACCACGGCCGGCGAGTTCGTCGGCACGATCGACTACGTGGCGCCGGAACAGATCTCGGGGCGCCCGGTCGACGGCAGGTGCGACGTCTACAGCCTGGGCTGTGTCGTCTACGAGTCCCTCGCCGGCGGGCCGCCCTTCGTCCGGGACGACGCCCCCGCGCTGCTGTGGGCGCACCAGTACGAGAAGCCGCCTCCCCTGACGGAGAAGCGGCCCGATATCGCGTCGGCTGCCGACGAGGTGCTGGCGAAGGCCCTGGCGAAGGCCCCGGAGGACCGTTACGACTCCTGTCTGGAATTCGTGGCGGCGCTGCGTGCGGCCACCGCCACTGCTGCTGCCGCACCGGCCCGGCGGGCCGCTCCAGGGCCCGCGGAAGCGGGGAGCCAGGCGCCGCCCAGGGAGCCCCCGGACTGGGCCAGGCCGGTGTTCACAGACCCATAG
- a CDS encoding response regulator transcription factor — MSLTLVAPHTEAEAPAAVLAPREQEALRHIAAGRTYVQTARSMGLSKHTVDAYLRRIRAKLNINTTAEMTRLAISMGL, encoded by the coding sequence ATGAGCCTCACCCTGGTCGCACCGCACACCGAAGCCGAAGCCCCCGCCGCCGTTCTCGCCCCGCGCGAGCAGGAGGCCCTGCGCCACATCGCCGCCGGCCGCACCTACGTGCAGACGGCCCGCTCGATGGGACTCTCCAAGCACACGGTCGACGCCTACCTGCGCCGCATCCGGGCCAAGCTGAACATCAACACCACGGCGGAGATGACCCGCCTGGCCATCTCTATGGGTCTGTGA
- a CDS encoding DUF998 domain-containing protein, with protein MSTQAPTATATRSSSASSSSSAATTRALLTCAVVASPLWAAVSLTQAATRQGFDITRHPLSALSNGSLGWLQITNFLLAGALLALGATGLRRVLGGTPGGTWAPRLVRIAGIGMIAAGAFVMDPIDGFPAGAPSAQTATLTWHSYAHFAAGSVTFTSLIAACYVLVRHFGRAGNRRYAIASRVAGTALLIGNGWAMAGGRAGTLTLAVGAVTALLWISVVALRGRRGV; from the coding sequence ATGAGCACCCAGGCCCCCACCGCCACCGCCACCCGCTCCTCCTCCGCTTCCTCTTCCTCCTCCGCCGCCACCACCCGCGCCCTGCTCACCTGCGCCGTCGTGGCCTCACCGCTGTGGGCGGCCGTCTCCCTGACCCAGGCCGCGACCCGGCAGGGCTTCGACATCACCCGCCACCCGCTGAGCGCGCTGAGCAACGGAAGCCTCGGCTGGCTCCAGATCACCAACTTCCTGCTCGCCGGAGCCCTCCTCGCCCTCGGGGCGACCGGCCTGCGCCGGGTCCTCGGCGGTACCCCGGGAGGCACCTGGGCGCCACGGCTGGTCCGGATCGCCGGCATCGGCATGATCGCCGCCGGAGCCTTCGTGATGGACCCGATCGACGGCTTCCCCGCGGGAGCCCCCTCCGCGCAGACCGCCACGCTCACCTGGCACAGCTACGCCCACTTCGCCGCGGGGTCGGTCACCTTCACCTCGCTGATCGCCGCCTGCTACGTCCTTGTCCGGCACTTCGGCCGGGCCGGGAACCGCCGCTACGCGATCGCCTCCCGGGTGGCCGGTACCGCCCTGCTGATCGGCAACGGCTGGGCGATGGCCGGCGGCCGGGCCGGCACCCTGACCCTGGCCGTCGGAGCCGTCACGGCGCTGCTCTGGATCTCCGTGGTGGCCCTGCGCGGCCGCCGCGGCGTCTGA
- a CDS encoding SpoIIE family protein phosphatase — MEQLPTPPGERAARTTHASPEAPVHASPGASYTATATVSDQGVVTGWSEEARRLLGYASSEVVGRPAADLLADRSDRSGGPAGSGGTGPAARPVAPGQERWSGTVPLRHRDGRRLDAALLAHRRATLGGAAEWFVVSAVAGAPDASWEGPLGEWAFDRSPCAMAVFDEDLRLVRANAGMHGALSLTEAEMRGLRLSEIAPDPVSEETERGMRRVLETGEPQAVDGFVRPPGAGAAHGWATSLAPVPGPDGRVRAVYLSAQDRPAGDPAPRQPLPPTLAGARVDTPPDSARTAQELADAAVPRLADFAVVDLLEPSARGETPVPGAGPLTVSRSAVRSVLGGSQEARFAVGDSAVYPALSPPAECLAAGRGAVYGTADPAVARWVAQDPGAGWIGEHGTHSMMLVPLRDGRVTVGLALFSRQQGREPFDLEDLRLAEELTARAATGIHRARRTVREHTTTMTLQRSLLPHTLPVQSALEIASRYLPSVGEAGVGGDWFDVIPLSGARVALVVGDVVGHGMRASATMGRLRTAVRTLADVDLPPDELLTHLDDLIIHLASDETGGETAGGIGTTCLYVVYDPVTRRCTAARAGHPPPAVVSPEGSAYLLDVPAGPPLGLGGLPFETVEVDLPEGSLLALYTDGLLQAREHDIDEALDGMLAALIRPASSLDTVCDRILTTMLTHRPDDDVALLVARTRALHTDKVAVWDLPSDPSFVAQARRNATDQLAAWGLEEAAFVTELVVSELVTNAIRYGSPPVQLRLIHEGTTLISEVSDASGTAPHMRRARIFDEGGRGLLLVAQLTQRWGTRHTLVGKTIWAEQSLVDF, encoded by the coding sequence ATGGAGCAACTTCCCACCCCTCCCGGTGAGCGGGCGGCCCGGACGACGCACGCCTCCCCGGAGGCCCCGGTGCACGCCTCCCCCGGGGCCTCGTACACGGCCACGGCCACCGTCAGCGACCAGGGCGTCGTGACCGGGTGGAGCGAGGAGGCCCGCCGGCTGCTCGGCTACGCGTCCTCGGAGGTCGTGGGGCGGCCCGCCGCGGACCTGCTCGCGGACCGGTCCGACCGATCCGGCGGGCCCGCCGGATCCGGCGGTACGGGTCCTGCGGCGCGGCCGGTCGCGCCCGGGCAGGAGCGGTGGAGCGGCACCGTCCCGCTGCGCCACCGGGACGGCCGCCGACTGGACGCGGCGCTGCTCGCGCACCGCAGGGCGACACTCGGCGGGGCGGCCGAGTGGTTCGTGGTGTCCGCCGTGGCGGGGGCGCCCGACGCCTCCTGGGAGGGGCCGCTGGGTGAATGGGCCTTCGACCGGTCCCCTTGCGCCATGGCGGTCTTCGACGAGGACCTGCGGCTGGTCCGGGCGAACGCGGGCATGCACGGCGCGCTCTCCCTCACGGAGGCCGAGATGCGCGGGCTGCGCCTGTCGGAGATCGCCCCCGACCCGGTGAGCGAGGAGACCGAGCGGGGGATGCGCCGGGTGCTGGAGACGGGCGAGCCGCAGGCCGTGGACGGCTTCGTCCGGCCGCCCGGCGCGGGCGCCGCGCACGGCTGGGCGACCTCGCTGGCCCCCGTACCGGGTCCGGACGGCCGGGTACGGGCGGTTTACCTGAGCGCGCAGGACAGGCCGGCCGGTGACCCCGCCCCGCGGCAGCCGCTCCCGCCGACCCTGGCCGGTGCGCGCGTCGACACCCCGCCGGACAGTGCCCGTACCGCGCAGGAACTGGCCGACGCGGCCGTCCCCCGGCTCGCCGACTTCGCCGTCGTCGACCTGCTGGAACCCTCCGCGCGCGGCGAGACCCCGGTGCCCGGGGCGGGGCCGCTCACGGTGTCCCGCAGCGCCGTGCGGTCGGTCCTCGGCGGGAGCCAGGAGGCCCGGTTCGCTGTCGGGGACAGTGCCGTCTACCCGGCGCTGTCGCCCCCCGCGGAGTGCCTGGCCGCGGGGCGGGGCGCGGTGTACGGGACCGCCGACCCGGCCGTCGCCCGGTGGGTCGCGCAGGATCCCGGGGCGGGCTGGATCGGTGAGCACGGGACCCATTCGATGATGCTGGTGCCGCTGCGCGACGGCCGGGTCACCGTCGGGCTGGCCCTCTTCAGCCGTCAGCAGGGCCGGGAGCCCTTCGACCTGGAGGACCTGCGGCTGGCCGAGGAGCTCACGGCCCGGGCCGCCACCGGCATCCACCGGGCGCGCAGGACCGTCCGGGAGCACACCACCACGATGACGCTGCAGCGCAGCCTGCTCCCGCACACGCTGCCCGTGCAGTCGGCGCTGGAGATCGCCTCCCGCTACCTGCCCAGCGTCGGCGAGGCCGGTGTGGGCGGCGACTGGTTCGACGTGATCCCGCTGTCCGGGGCCCGGGTGGCCCTGGTCGTGGGCGATGTCGTCGGCCACGGCATGCGCGCCTCCGCCACCATGGGCCGGCTGCGCACCGCGGTGCGCACGCTGGCGGACGTGGACCTGCCGCCCGACGAGCTGCTCACCCACCTCGACGACCTGATCATCCACCTGGCGTCGGACGAGACGGGCGGGGAGACGGCCGGGGGCATCGGCACCACCTGCCTGTACGTGGTCTACGACCCGGTGACCCGCCGGTGCACCGCCGCCCGGGCCGGTCACCCCCCGCCCGCCGTGGTCTCCCCCGAGGGCTCCGCGTACCTCCTCGACGTCCCGGCGGGACCCCCGCTGGGCCTGGGGGGCCTGCCCTTCGAGACCGTCGAGGTAGACCTTCCCGAGGGCAGCCTCCTCGCGCTGTACACCGACGGGCTCCTCCAGGCCCGCGAGCACGACATCGACGAGGCCCTGGACGGCATGCTGGCGGCGCTGATCCGGCCCGCCTCCAGCCTGGACACCGTCTGCGACCGGATACTGACGACGATGCTGACCCACCGCCCCGATGACGACGTGGCCCTGCTCGTCGCCCGGACCCGGGCGCTGCACACGGACAAGGTGGCCGTCTGGGACCTGCCCTCCGATCCCTCCTTCGTCGCGCAGGCCCGCCGCAACGCCACCGACCAGCTGGCCGCCTGGGGGCTGGAGGAGGCCGCCTTCGTCACCGAGCTCGTGGTCAGCGAACTGGTCACCAACGCCATCCGCTACGGCTCGCCGCCCGTGCAGCTGCGGCTGATCCACGAGGGCACCACGCTGATCAGCGAGGTTTCGGACGCGAGCGGGACCGCCCCGCACATGCGGCGTGCCCGGATCTTCGACGAGGGAGGGCGCGGGCTGCTGCTGGTCGCGCAGCTCACCCAGCGCTGGGGCACCCGGCACACCCTCGTCGGCAAGACCATCTGGGCCGAGCAGTCCCTCGTCGACTTCTGA
- a CDS encoding YciI family protein, with the protein MRYLMTTKPSDTAPDERLYAEMGKFIEELTAAGVLLATGGLEPGGILVASAGEEITVTDGPFAEAKEAVAGFALIEVRSREEAIELARRFRRIVGDGESVVQQVFGP; encoded by the coding sequence ATGCGCTACCTGATGACGACGAAGCCTTCCGACACCGCCCCCGACGAGCGCCTGTACGCCGAGATGGGCAAGTTCATCGAGGAGCTGACCGCGGCCGGCGTCCTGCTGGCCACGGGCGGCCTGGAACCGGGCGGCATCCTGGTGGCCTCCGCCGGCGAGGAGATCACCGTGACGGACGGGCCGTTCGCCGAGGCCAAGGAGGCCGTGGCCGGTTTCGCGCTGATCGAGGTCCGGTCCAGGGAAGAGGCGATCGAGCTGGCCCGCCGCTTCCGCCGGATCGTCGGTGACGGCGAGAGCGTGGTCCAGCAGGTCTTCGGCCCCTGA